A region of the Myxococcus stipitatus DSM 14675 genome:
ATCAGCTCAAGCGTCTTCTTCGGGGCACCCCCCTTGAACACGGCGGCGCCCAGGGCCTGCAGGGCGGCCATGGCATCGGGGACGACCATCGCGGGGTTCTTCATTCGGGAGTTCATGGACGTGTTCCTATCGGGGCCTCGGAAGGCCCTCGTTGAAAGGGGGTTGATTGCCCCCAGGTTGCGTGCGAATCCGGCGTCATCTCGTCCGGCGCCGCGATGACGGAGCCCCTCGAAAGAATGTGACCGATGGACGAAAGAAATCTCAGCGCCGCGGACTTCCAGACCCACCGGGCCCATCTGCGGGGCGTGGCCTACCGGATGCTCGGCTCCCTGAGCGAGGCGGAGGATGCCGTCCAGGAGGCCTGGCTCCATCACAGCCGCGCGGACACGCGCGAGGTCACCAACCCCCGCGGCTGGCTGACCACCGTCGTCGCGCGGGTGTGTCTGGACTTCCTGCGCACCCGCAAGTCGCGGCGCGAGGAGCCCGAGGACGCGCAGGGCCCAGACCTGTTCGCCGCCCGCACGGATGGGAGCACGCCCGAGCAGGAGGCCCTCATGGCGGACTCCGTGGGGTTCGCGCTGCTCGTGGTGCTGGACGCGCTCAACCCTTCCGAGCGCATCGCCTTCGTGCTGCACGACCTGTTCTCCATGTCCTTCGACGAGATTGCCCCCATCGTCGGGCGCAACGAGGCGGCCACACGGCAGCTCGCCAGCCGCGCGCGCCGACGGGTCCACGGCGCGGCCCTCTCACCGGACGCGGACCTCTCCCGGCAGCGCGAGGTCGTCAGCGCGTTCCTCGCCGCCACGCGAGGCGGGGACCTGGACGCGCTGCTCGCCGTGCTGGACCCGGACGTCGTGGCCCGGACGGACATGAAGCTGCCGACGGGCGCCCCCAGGGAGGTCCACGGCGCGAGCAACGTGGCCAGCCAGGCGCGTCTGCATTCGGCCCGGGCCCGCGTGTCCCAGGTGGGGCTCGTCGACGGGAAGGTGGCCCTCGTCGTCGCCCCCAGGGGCCGGCTGCACTCCGTGCTGCTCTTCACCGTCCAGGAGGGGAGGATCCTCCTGCTCGAGACGGTCGTCGACCCCGAGCGCCTGCGTCAGCTGGAGGTGGCGGTGTTCCCCGCCTGAGCACCGCGCGGGCTCACCACGCCGCGCCGCTCAGCACGCTCTCGCGCACGACGCCTTCGGGCAGCACCGTCAGGAAGCGTCGCGCGGAGGGATGCCAGGCCGTGGGCTTCAGGGCGGCATCCTGGTGGAGCCGCTCCCCTGTCTCGATATCCCAGACACAGGTGCCCTGGTCTTGTGAGGTCGCGAGCAGCAGGTTCCCATCCCCGTGGAGCGTTCCTCGCGGGCCTGGGAACCAGCGCAGCAGGTTGCCCGACTCGACGTCGTAGAGCATCGCGGCATCGATGAGGTGCTCCGCGTCTCCGCCGAAGCCCCAGGTGACCAGCGTGCGCGGGCCGACGAAGCACGCGGGCGCATCCCAGTAATAGGCGCATTCGCGCAGCAGCTTGCGGGAGGGGCCGTCCTCCGACTCCGAGACGTTCTCATGCAGCCAGCGGCGCAGGGAGAGGCTCGACAGCATCCCCACCGGATGCCAGACCCAGCCGTCGTCCACGAGCCAGGCCCCGTCCGGAGACACCGTCAGCCCGCAGTGGAAGTAGTCGAGGTCCCGCGGCTCGCGCCGGGTCAGCAGCTCCCCGGTCGCCGGGTCCGTGATGTCGAGCCGGTTCCACGCGGTCGCATGCACCAGGAGCGTCCGGTCGCCGTCGCGGAAGAAGGCGGCGGAGAACTCGCAGTGCTCGACGTGGTAGCTGCCCCGGTCGAGCGCGAGCTTCACCGCGCCGGACGCCAGCTCCAGCACCACGCCGCGAGCCCCCCGGCTGTTCACCACCGCCGCATAGCGGCCACACGCGGACGCATGCAGCGTGAGGTCGGCCGCGAGGTCCAGCGACTCCGCGCTCACCGCGCCGACCCGGCGGACGGTGTCCTCCTCCAGGTCCAACCGGAGCACTTCGCCGCGCTCGTCCACCGCGAGCCACTCCACGCGGGGGGCACTCCCCAGGGCGGTGAGCGCCTTGAGCGTGCGGCCCGCGAGCGCTGGGAGGCGGAGCTCCCGGTGCTCGAAGCGCAGCGCGGTCTCCCGGGTGCGAAGCTCGGGGCGCCCCTGGATGCGCATCAGGTCGAAGACCCGACCCATCTTCGTATGGTGGCAGGCGGAGCAGATGGCCACGGGCTCCAGCGCGCCCCCCGCGTCCTCGCCACAGGCCTCGCACCGCAGCTCGTGGTCCACGCCCTGTCCGGTGAAGCGGACGATGAACGAGGCGTCCTCGTCGGCCAGCAGGTGCTTGCACCAGCGCCCCACGGCGGGCGCGGCATGTCCACAGTCCAGGCTCTTCATGACGTCCTCCCGGCTCCGGCCCGCCTGTGTCGCTCAGGTGCGCGGAGGATGGGAGTGCGGAGTGGGCGGTGTGTCGACAATCTCGACGTTGCGGAAGTCCTGGCAGGGCTTCTCGATGCCGAGCACGTACTTCAGCGTCCGCACCTCCATCACCAGCTTGTTCCACAGCCTGCGCGACAGCTTCGGGGCGAGCGGGGCGGGGAGCTCCTCGCCACTCGCGAGCAGGTCGATGTAGTGGGTGGTCGTGCGGCCCAGGCCCTCGAACTCGTGCTCGAGCCCCTGGGCCAGCTGGCGCAGCTCCGGCTGGATTCGCTCGTGCACGGCGTCGGTCATCAGGAGGTACTCGGACACCGGGACGTCGTTCTTCAACATCCGGTGGACGAGGATGACGTCCACCCCCGCCAGCTCCGTGAGGTGTTTCACCCGCTGGAAGGCGACCTCCCCCAGGTGGGCGACGAACTTGAGCGTCAACATGCCCACCTGCATGCAGCCGTCGCACTGACACATCCGGTCGACGACCAGCTTCTCGCGCCGCGCGACGAAGGCCCGGCGGATGTCCGCGACCTGCCGGGCGAACGCACCGCAGTCGTCTCCGACGGAGTAGAAGAAGGCCGCGTCTCCCTCCAGCTTGGCCAGCTTCAGCCCACCCGAGGCGTCGATGACCGCTTCGAGCAGCTGCGCCACCGAGTCCTGCGCGTGCGCGAGGCTGAAGCGGTGGTGTTTCATGAAGCGGGTGTATCCGCCGATATCCGCGATGAGGAGCAGCGCCTTCTCTGTCGCCATGCGACACCCAGGCTAGCGCAGGGGAGGGGAGAGTCCTAGCCGTGACTCAGGGCCGCTTCTGGGCCTCGAGCCAGGGACGGTAGTGGCGCTCCAGGAAGTCCTCCTGGAAGTCCCTGTACGAGCGCACCGCGCCCACCCTCCAGCCGAACCGGATGACATGCCACGCCGGGTCGAACTGGTACGGCAGGAAGCCCGCGCGTGCGCCGTGCGGATAGAGGTGGTGGTTGTTGTGCCACTCGCCCGTGATGAGCCCCGGCCAGCGCTGGTTGATGGACAGGTCCTTCTGGTTGAAGTCAATCCCGTCGCGTCGGCGGTCCTTGCCGCCCCCGTGGCCGTCGTAGTTGAACGTCCGCACGCCCACCACCCAGACGCCCGCCCAGCCGAAGAGCGCGAGGGCCAGCGCGTGCCCGCCCACGAGGAAGAAGATGCCGTACCAGACGGCCCAGTTCAGCGCGAAGTGCAGCACCGTCCACGCGGGATGGCACAGCGAGCCCCACTTCAAATACTGGGCATGGCTGTTGAGCCTCACCCCCGTGTGGTCCATCAGCTTGCAGAGCTGGCCGTAGTCCTTGGCGTTCAAGTCCCGGTGGATGCCCTGGTGGTTGACGTCCGCGAGGAAGCAATACAGCCAGCCGGCCTTCACGTTGTACGGGTCGCCCGGCTGCTCGGCCTTGGCGTGATGGACGTGGTGCGAGATGACATACACCTCCTCGGAGATGGTCTTCACCACGAGGTTGCGGCACAGCTCGCGCCAGAACGCGTTCTTGAACTGGAAGGCGCGGTGCGTCGCGTAGCGGTGAAACCAGACGGTGCCGTGCGTGC
Encoded here:
- a CDS encoding sigma-70 family RNA polymerase sigma factor, producing the protein MDERNLSAADFQTHRAHLRGVAYRMLGSLSEAEDAVQEAWLHHSRADTREVTNPRGWLTTVVARVCLDFLRTRKSRREEPEDAQGPDLFAARTDGSTPEQEALMADSVGFALLVVLDALNPSERIAFVLHDLFSMSFDEIAPIVGRNEAATRQLASRARRRVHGAALSPDADLSRQREVVSAFLAATRGGDLDALLAVLDPDVVARTDMKLPTGAPREVHGASNVASQARLHSARARVSQVGLVDGKVALVVAPRGRLHSVLLFTVQEGRILLLETVVDPERLRQLEVAVFPA
- a CDS encoding WD40 repeat domain-containing protein gives rise to the protein MKSLDCGHAAPAVGRWCKHLLADEDASFIVRFTGQGVDHELRCEACGEDAGGALEPVAICSACHHTKMGRVFDLMRIQGRPELRTRETALRFEHRELRLPALAGRTLKALTALGSAPRVEWLAVDERGEVLRLDLEEDTVRRVGAVSAESLDLAADLTLHASACGRYAAVVNSRGARGVVLELASGAVKLALDRGSYHVEHCEFSAAFFRDGDRTLLVHATAWNRLDITDPATGELLTRREPRDLDYFHCGLTVSPDGAWLVDDGWVWHPVGMLSSLSLRRWLHENVSESEDGPSRKLLRECAYYWDAPACFVGPRTLVTWGFGGDAEHLIDAAMLYDVESGNLLRWFPGPRGTLHGDGNLLLATSQDQGTCVWDIETGERLHQDAALKPTAWHPSARRFLTVLPEGVVRESVLSGAAW
- a CDS encoding DUF2652 domain-containing protein, which translates into the protein MATEKALLLIADIGGYTRFMKHHRFSLAHAQDSVAQLLEAVIDASGGLKLAKLEGDAAFFYSVGDDCGAFARQVADIRRAFVARREKLVVDRMCQCDGCMQVGMLTLKFVAHLGEVAFQRVKHLTELAGVDVILVHRMLKNDVPVSEYLLMTDAVHERIQPELRQLAQGLEHEFEGLGRTTTHYIDLLASGEELPAPLAPKLSRRLWNKLVMEVRTLKYVLGIEKPCQDFRNVEIVDTPPTPHSHPPRT
- a CDS encoding fatty acid desaturase, whose amino-acid sequence is MSFLDRVLDPPSYGYEKNGQLHVPTARAIAREFFSRLNILRTRKNWLPLTGWTTTLGLGIPLTLSFTHFFNLWFCLAGFVYGMVVLGTHGTVWFHRYATHRAFQFKNAFWRELCRNLVVKTISEEVYVISHHVHHAKAEQPGDPYNVKAGWLYCFLADVNHQGIHRDLNAKDYGQLCKLMDHTGVRLNSHAQYLKWGSLCHPAWTVLHFALNWAVWYGIFFLVGGHALALALFGWAGVWVVGVRTFNYDGHGGGKDRRRDGIDFNQKDLSINQRWPGLITGEWHNNHHLYPHGARAGFLPYQFDPAWHVIRFGWRVGAVRSYRDFQEDFLERHYRPWLEAQKRP